One stretch of Lacrimispora sphenoides DNA includes these proteins:
- a CDS encoding Asp23/Gls24 family envelope stress response protein, which translates to MESRNTHKVYEKDKIGEVQIADDVVAIIAGLAATEVEGVDSMAGNITNELVSKLGMKNLSKGVKVELTEEHVSVDLSLNIKYGYSIPTVSEKVQEKVQNAIENMTGLTVLDVNIRIAGVALEENK; encoded by the coding sequence ATGGAAAGCAGAAATACTCACAAGGTATATGAAAAAGATAAAATTGGCGAAGTACAGATTGCGGACGATGTGGTGGCCATCATTGCAGGTCTTGCAGCAACCGAGGTAGAAGGCGTAGATTCCATGGCTGGCAACATCACCAATGAGTTGGTGTCAAAGCTGGGCATGAAAAATTTATCCAAGGGCGTTAAGGTGGAGCTGACAGAAGAACATGTATCGGTGGATTTATCCTTAAACATCAAATACGGTTACAGCATACCTACCGTCAGTGAGAAGGTTCAAGAGAAGGTGCAGAACGCCATTGAGAACATGACAGGTTTAACGGTCCTGGATGTAAACATCCGGATTGCCGGTGTAGCATTGGAAGAGAATAAATAG
- a CDS encoding sensor domain-containing diguanylate cyclase, giving the protein MMADKEKDRYSLRVMTLFGLVVSVIIGIFALNIYYFKEVEKSLVEQTYQDLKRENDEALTYFRGMIRERFEVLEAFSAYGDLPEGPEIGVLGGQGITYYGIHESQGVKGGNSISRLPSNGFNGQSGIALSVPVVREGQAKGLVSMEYTAEELGKYLNSTELSPYGASLVFTRSGELVATCPGYDAYANVYDILKTMEFRDEQSLEQMKKTAASGGFGYVSFYYKGSRELLYYQPAGVEDWMVASMVKTESYDGALYKIKKLSKVFIASSTVMVSCTVLLIICIIYLRKKEAKRAQKDYLTGVYTRETARKLVEQRLKGGGKKRFYACMFLDIDDFKKINDTFGHHKGDLVLTQAGQILSACTRKEDVIVRFGGDEFCIWLYGLSGRKQPEAIAKRILNAFHASGTIHASIGITLVGEHETEYDAILRRADQALYLAKGKGKNQFAFQL; this is encoded by the coding sequence ATGATGGCTGATAAGGAGAAAGACCGCTACTCGCTGAGGGTGATGACATTGTTTGGTCTGGTGGTATCGGTAATTATAGGGATATTCGCCTTAAACATTTATTACTTCAAAGAGGTGGAAAAAAGTCTGGTAGAACAGACTTACCAGGATTTAAAAAGGGAGAATGACGAAGCACTTACCTATTTTCGGGGAATGATCCGGGAAAGGTTTGAAGTGCTTGAGGCATTCTCTGCTTATGGTGATCTGCCGGAGGGACCGGAAATTGGAGTTTTAGGCGGGCAGGGAATTACGTATTACGGGATCCATGAATCCCAGGGGGTAAAGGGAGGAAACAGCATTTCCAGGCTGCCCTCCAATGGCTTTAACGGTCAGTCAGGGATCGCTTTGTCCGTTCCGGTGGTTAGGGAGGGACAAGCAAAGGGGTTGGTCTCTATGGAGTATACCGCTGAAGAACTGGGGAAGTATTTAAACAGTACAGAGTTAAGCCCATATGGTGCCAGTCTGGTTTTCACAAGGTCCGGAGAGCTGGTGGCCACGTGCCCTGGGTATGATGCTTATGCCAATGTTTATGATATACTCAAAACCATGGAATTTAGAGACGAACAATCTTTGGAGCAGATGAAAAAGACTGCGGCGAGCGGGGGCTTTGGATATGTCTCCTTTTATTACAAGGGCAGCAGGGAGCTTCTTTATTATCAGCCTGCGGGAGTTGAAGACTGGATGGTGGCTTCCATGGTGAAAACAGAAAGCTATGATGGCGCTCTTTACAAGATCAAAAAACTGTCAAAAGTCTTTATTGCAAGTTCAACGGTTATGGTGTCCTGTACAGTTCTTCTTATTATTTGTATTATTTATTTACGGAAAAAGGAAGCGAAGCGGGCGCAAAAGGATTATTTAACAGGCGTTTATACCAGAGAAACAGCTAGAAAGCTGGTGGAACAGAGACTGAAAGGCGGAGGGAAAAAGAGGTTTTATGCCTGTATGTTCCTTGATATTGACGATTTCAAGAAAATTAATGACACCTTCGGCCATCATAAGGGAGATCTGGTTCTAACCCAGGCAGGACAGATTTTAAGCGCCTGTACAAGAAAAGAGGATGTGATTGTCCGTTTTGGCGGAGATGAGTTCTGCATCTGGCTGTACGGCTTAAGCGGAAGGAAACAGCCGGAAGCCATTGCGAAACGGATATTAAATGCATTTCACGCCTCCGGAACCATACATGCAAGCATCGGAATCACCCTGGTAGGAGAACATGAGACAGAATACGATGCCATATTGAGACGGGCGGATCAGGCATTATATCTGGCTAAGGGAAAAGGGAAAAATCAGTTTGCATTCCAGCTTTGA
- a CDS encoding aspartate dehydrogenase domain-containing protein, protein MNKLRLGIIGNGYLGEIIAGAWNDGLLPEYELVGIVGRTKEKTEALAEKSGCSSCAGIDELLELKPDYIAEAASGDSVRDMAEKILANGCNLIVLSIGAFADKEFYERVKATAVKHNTRVYIASGAVGGFDVLRTVSLMGEAKAGIETRKGPESLMYTPLFEEHLMTDKESTMVFDGNAKEAIGLLPTKVNVAVASSLATVGPDKTRVNIHSVPGMIGDDHKITAEIEGVKAVVDIYSSTSAIAGWSVVAVLQNIVSPIVF, encoded by the coding sequence ATGAATAAGCTTAGACTTGGAATTATTGGAAACGGTTATCTTGGAGAAATTATTGCCGGAGCATGGAACGATGGTTTACTGCCTGAGTATGAGTTGGTGGGAATCGTTGGGAGGACAAAGGAAAAGACAGAAGCCCTGGCAGAGAAAAGTGGCTGCAGCTCCTGCGCAGGGATCGATGAACTGCTGGAATTAAAACCGGATTACATCGCTGAGGCGGCATCTGGGGATTCCGTCAGAGACATGGCGGAGAAGATTCTGGCAAATGGATGTAATCTCATCGTGCTGTCCATTGGCGCCTTTGCGGATAAAGAATTTTATGAGAGAGTGAAGGCCACGGCCGTAAAACATAATACCAGGGTATACATCGCCTCAGGAGCGGTGGGCGGCTTTGACGTGCTTCGTACGGTTTCTCTCATGGGAGAGGCGAAAGCAGGAATTGAGACAAGAAAAGGTCCTGAATCCTTAATGTATACACCTCTTTTTGAGGAACATTTAATGACCGATAAGGAAAGCACCATGGTGTTTGACGGCAATGCAAAAGAGGCGATCGGACTACTTCCTACAAAGGTGAATGTTGCGGTAGCGTCTTCCCTGGCAACTGTGGGACCGGATAAAACCAGGGTGAACATTCACAGCGTTCCGGGAATGATTGGGGATGACCATAAGATCACTGCGGAAATTGAAGGCGTAAAGGCTGTTGTGGATATTTATTCAAGCACCAGCGCCATTGCC